A part of Marinobacter psychrophilus genomic DNA contains:
- a CDS encoding amino acid ABC transporter ATP-binding protein, which produces MPMVETLSPPSLTRQKTMVEAQGISKQFGNLEVLTTIDFRLASSEVVCVIGPSGSGKSTLLRCLAFLEPYDHGSVYIDGQLLGYEDRGGKRVRTSEKRVDQVRASVGMVFQHFNLWPHRTALENVTEALRLVNGLSRREADVEGMAMLEQVGLADRAGHFPESLSGGQKQRVAIARALAMKPRVMFFDEPTSALDPELVGEVLDVMKKLAADGMTMVIVTHEMGFAAKVADRVIFMDQGRVVESGPPTTLFRQPKSERLQQFLNTWRERHID; this is translated from the coding sequence ATGCCAATGGTTGAAACGCTCTCGCCGCCATCGCTTACCCGTCAAAAGACAATGGTTGAGGCACAAGGTATCAGCAAGCAGTTTGGCAATTTGGAAGTATTGACCACCATCGACTTCCGCCTCGCCTCTTCTGAAGTGGTCTGTGTAATTGGTCCTTCCGGTTCCGGCAAATCGACCCTGCTACGTTGCCTGGCATTTTTAGAGCCCTATGACCATGGCAGCGTCTACATCGACGGCCAACTATTGGGCTACGAAGACCGCGGCGGCAAGCGCGTCCGCACTAGTGAGAAGCGTGTAGACCAAGTGCGTGCCTCAGTCGGCATGGTGTTCCAGCACTTTAATCTATGGCCGCATCGCACCGCGCTTGAAAACGTGACCGAGGCGCTGCGCTTAGTCAACGGTTTGTCCCGTCGCGAAGCCGACGTAGAAGGCATGGCCATGCTAGAGCAGGTTGGCCTTGCCGATCGTGCCGGGCATTTCCCCGAGAGCCTTTCCGGCGGTCAGAAGCAGCGCGTAGCCATCGCCCGGGCGCTCGCCATGAAACCCAGGGTGATGTTCTTCGATGAACCCACCTCGGCGCTTGACCCTGAGCTGGTCGGCGAAGTGCTAGATGTGATGAAGAAGCTTGCCGCCGATGGAATGACCATGGTGATCGTCACCCACGAGATGGGCTTCGCAGCTAAAGTTGCCGACCGCGTGATCTTTATGGATCAAGGTCGCGTGGTGGAGAGTGGCCCGCCCACCACGCTGTTCCGACAGCCAAAAAGCGAGCGCCTTCAGCAGTTTTTGAATACCTGGCGCGAGCGCCATATTGATTGA
- a CDS encoding RidA family protein — translation MPTFMNDPTMPTPSFPGSHMVIDDHYVFISGLTVVDLSNGHAARGDIKEETRLIMRALSRMLETVGGSLTDILRVDIHLTDLHAIQDMDSVYSEHFEPGRYPARTCTESPNICGGGNVEITVMAKRQPQSEQ, via the coding sequence ATGCCCACATTTATGAATGACCCTACCATGCCCACCCCAAGCTTCCCCGGTAGCCACATGGTAATCGATGACCACTATGTGTTTATTTCAGGGCTAACCGTCGTTGATCTTTCCAACGGCCATGCCGCACGGGGAGATATTAAAGAAGAAACGCGTCTTATCATGCGTGCACTGTCACGCATGCTTGAGACGGTAGGTGGCAGCCTGACGGATATACTGCGGGTGGATATCCACCTCACTGATTTACATGCCATCCAAGATATGGACTCTGTATATTCAGAGCATTTTGAACCCGGTCGCTACCCTGCCCGTACCTGCACGGAATCGCCTAACATCTGTGGCGGTGGTAATGTTGAAATTACCGTGATGGCCAAACGCCAGCCTCAATCAGAGCAATAA
- a CDS encoding LysR family transcriptional regulator has protein sequence MKLSAADLKSLSVFHAVTEHRGFAGAQTALHMSQSAVSFHIRALEERVGFTVCRRGRQGFELTERGTIVYERAKVLLASVDDFDSEMNELRSSVYGTLRLGVVDNTIMDVDLDLQGVIGEFLRKNPKARLNITVGSPDRLIGEIANGEVQLGILPEMAQIEGLQHRQVYTEVHRIYCAKRHPLFARDSAQLTVEEVINHPFVVRPYANLQELKSFPNAEVGAHASNMEAQALLILSGHFIGNLPHYYANHWVERGELKALLPDLVEIVSPFCVVTRTGRRPSLIVRTFIQELVARLWQQSHLVEAYKEE, from the coding sequence ATGAAACTCTCTGCCGCTGATCTTAAAAGTCTCTCTGTATTTCATGCTGTGACCGAGCATCGAGGGTTTGCGGGTGCGCAAACTGCGCTGCATATGAGCCAGTCCGCAGTCAGTTTTCATATCCGCGCACTTGAAGAGCGGGTAGGGTTTACCGTATGCCGCCGGGGTCGGCAGGGGTTTGAGCTAACCGAGCGGGGCACCATTGTGTATGAGCGTGCCAAGGTGTTGCTCGCATCTGTGGACGATTTTGATAGCGAGATGAATGAGCTGCGCAGTTCCGTTTATGGCACGCTGCGTCTAGGCGTGGTTGATAACACCATTATGGATGTGGATCTTGACCTACAGGGTGTGATTGGCGAGTTTCTGCGCAAGAACCCTAAAGCGCGACTCAATATTACCGTGGGTAGTCCTGATCGCTTGATCGGCGAGATCGCCAATGGTGAAGTGCAGCTAGGCATCTTACCGGAAATGGCACAAATTGAAGGCTTGCAGCATCGTCAAGTATACACTGAGGTGCACAGGATTTATTGCGCTAAACGGCATCCACTGTTTGCACGCGATAGCGCCCAGCTAACGGTAGAAGAAGTCATCAATCATCCGTTTGTGGTGCGCCCATACGCCAACCTGCAAGAGCTTAAAAGCTTTCCCAATGCAGAAGTAGGCGCCCATGCGTCAAATATGGAAGCCCAAGCGCTATTAATTTTAAGCGGCCACTTTATTGGCAATCTACCCCACTATTACGCCAATCACTGGGTAGAGAGGGGTGAACTCAAAGCGCTGCTGCCTGATCTCGTTGAGATTGTTTCGCCGTTTTGTGTTGTTACCCGAACAGGCCGACGCCCCTCGCTCATTGTGCGCACCTTTATTCAAGAGCTGGTGGCCCGGCTTTGGCAGCAATCACACTTGGTTGAAGCGTATAAAGAGGAATAA
- the galU gene encoding UTP--glucose-1-phosphate uridylyltransferase GalU encodes MIKKCLFPVAGYGTRFLPATKAMPKEILPIVNKPLVQYGVEEASDAGIHEFGFVTGRGKRAIEDHFDISYELEHQIAGSGKEGLLTSIRDLIDNNTFAFTRQSEMKGLGHAILTGRNLVGDNPFAVVLADDFCVGPDGGDGVLAQMVKLYSQFRCSIVAIEEVPANETHKYGVIAGECMKDGLFRVTDMVEKPAPEDAPSNMAIIGRYILTPDIFDILERTPPGKNGEMQITDALLEQAKTGCVLAYQFKGRRFDCGSIDGFVEATNYVYENIYKKGL; translated from the coding sequence ATGATCAAGAAGTGCCTGTTTCCCGTTGCCGGTTATGGCACCCGCTTTTTACCGGCCACTAAGGCCATGCCCAAGGAAATTCTGCCCATCGTCAACAAACCATTGGTTCAGTACGGTGTTGAAGAGGCATCAGATGCCGGCATTCACGAATTCGGGTTTGTTACCGGCCGCGGCAAGCGCGCCATTGAAGATCATTTCGACATCAGCTACGAGCTTGAGCACCAAATTGCGGGTTCAGGCAAAGAGGGTTTACTGACCTCTATCCGCGATTTGATTGACAACAATACCTTCGCCTTTACCCGTCAGAGCGAAATGAAGGGCCTGGGCCATGCAATCCTGACCGGGCGCAACTTGGTGGGCGACAACCCTTTCGCTGTGGTGCTGGCCGACGACTTCTGCGTGGGGCCTGACGGCGGAGACGGCGTACTGGCACAAATGGTCAAGCTTTATAGCCAGTTCCGCTGCTCTATTGTGGCCATTGAAGAAGTACCGGCCAACGAAACCCACAAGTACGGTGTAATTGCCGGCGAGTGCATGAAAGATGGCCTGTTCCGGGTAACGGACATGGTCGAAAAACCTGCGCCTGAAGACGCGCCCAGCAACATGGCCATCATCGGTCGTTATATTCTGACACCGGATATTTTCGACATTCTAGAGCGCACGCCACCTGGCAAGAACGGTGAAATGCAAATTACTGACGCCCTGCTGGAACAAGCCAAAACCGGTTGCGTACTGGCTTACCAATTCAAAGGCCGGCGTTTTGACTGCGGCAGTATAGACGGCTTTGTAGAAGCAACCAATTACGTTTACGAAAACATCTATAAAAAAGGCTTATAG
- a CDS encoding amino acid ABC transporter permease, translating to MFEILLNHYPVLFKGLATTLVVSLSAIALGLVLGVLLAFGLTSRYRLVHWPCGLYRSFWRGTPILLQLLLVYYLLPEIGIEIASILAAILTLTLNTAAFQAEIFRSGISHIPTGQIEAARMAGISAWHTRRRIIMPQVFRLTLLPLTNEVITIVKNSSLISVIAVTELMRVSEQIASRTFQPLETYLAAAVLYLAVNLVLARLSAYLERRMVGGLATE from the coding sequence ATGTTTGAGATTCTACTCAACCACTACCCTGTGCTGTTCAAAGGTTTGGCCACCACGTTGGTGGTCTCACTTTCCGCCATCGCATTAGGACTGGTATTGGGTGTTTTACTGGCCTTTGGTTTGACCAGCCGGTATCGCCTAGTGCACTGGCCCTGTGGGCTTTACCGCAGCTTTTGGCGTGGAACCCCCATCTTGCTGCAACTACTGCTGGTCTATTATCTGTTGCCTGAAATTGGCATTGAAATAGCGTCTATTTTGGCCGCCATTTTGACCTTAACGCTTAATACCGCTGCCTTTCAGGCAGAAATCTTTCGCAGCGGCATCAGCCATATTCCCACTGGGCAAATAGAAGCGGCACGCATGGCGGGTATCTCCGCTTGGCACACCCGAAGGCGCATTATTATGCCCCAAGTGTTTCGTCTTACCTTGCTGCCTTTAACCAACGAGGTCATCACAATTGTCAAAAATTCATCGCTGATCTCGGTGATCGCGGTCACCGAGCTGATGCGGGTCAGCGAACAAATCGCTTCACGCACCTTTCAGCCGCTAGAAACCTACCTTGCCGCTGCAGTGCTTTATCTCGCGGTCAACCTGGTGCTAGCACGTCTCAGCGCTTATTTAGAACGCCGCATGGTCGGCGGCCTAGCCACCGAATAG
- a CDS encoding amino acid ABC transporter permease encodes MFDIALLWEARGLILQGLWNTLWICFFGCLLALSLGMVLAALRLTNPRIFGYPVACYVEVCRGIPLLILLFLLYYGGPSIGLRLDAEIAGVAGIGLYGAGYFAEIYRGGFKSIPKGQLEAARMLGISPWHALIRIQVPQMARLIVPPGTNQLIILVKESALISIISVDDLTKNATTIVNQTFQVIEPYLAVALLYWLIIELIARSGYALEKHLANRQPRQLRQQGATPHANG; translated from the coding sequence ATGTTTGATATTGCCCTGCTATGGGAAGCGCGAGGCCTGATTCTGCAAGGCTTGTGGAACACGCTGTGGATCTGTTTTTTTGGCTGTCTACTCGCACTTTCTTTAGGCATGGTGCTCGCAGCACTACGGCTCACTAATCCGCGCATTTTCGGCTACCCAGTAGCCTGCTATGTAGAAGTGTGCCGTGGCATTCCGCTGCTCATCCTGCTGTTTTTACTCTATTACGGTGGCCCCAGTATTGGCCTTCGGTTAGATGCCGAGATCGCCGGTGTCGCGGGCATCGGCCTCTATGGCGCAGGTTACTTTGCTGAAATTTATCGTGGTGGCTTCAAGTCGATTCCTAAAGGTCAGCTTGAGGCGGCGCGGATGCTTGGCATCTCCCCTTGGCACGCGCTAATACGTATTCAGGTTCCACAAATGGCGCGTTTAATCGTACCGCCTGGTACCAATCAGTTGATCATTCTGGTGAAGGAATCCGCCCTTATCTCGATTATCTCGGTAGACGATCTGACCAAAAATGCCACCACAATCGTTAACCAGACGTTCCAAGTGATCGAGCCCTACCTGGCGGTCGCGCTGCTCTACTGGCTAATCATTGAATTGATTGCCCGCAGCGGCTATGCACTGGAAAAACACTTAGCCAATCGTCAACCGCGTCAACTGCGTCAACAAGGAGCTACCCCTCATGCCAATGGTTGA
- a CDS encoding transporter substrate-binding domain-containing protein, translating to MQRIPTIIAGLLLSASFATPAHSDLLDDIRSDGTFTVGTEARYAPFEYVEDGEIIGYSADIMKHIMVELEGVELIRMDLPWQGILPGLERERFDYVITSVTATPERMERYHLSAPIADATMAILKRAGEEGISSPEDIAGKVAAAQVGSAQLEALEALAAQLEEAGTPVANIRTYTGVDEAYAELGTGRVDVVIASLPNLLEAERTRPDVFEVVGTFGNPVYFSWAGRNDEKSATLNAFMDEQIRRLNEDGTLEELQIKWFGGPMELPLELPAAE from the coding sequence ATGCAACGTATACCGACCATTATCGCTGGCCTTCTACTCAGCGCCAGCTTCGCCACTCCGGCCCACAGTGATTTACTCGACGACATTCGCTCAGATGGCACTTTTACCGTCGGCACCGAAGCGCGCTACGCTCCGTTTGAATACGTTGAAGATGGCGAAATTATCGGCTACTCCGCCGATATCATGAAACACATCATGGTAGAGCTTGAGGGCGTCGAGTTAATCCGCATGGACCTTCCCTGGCAAGGTATTCTGCCGGGCTTAGAGCGCGAGCGTTTTGACTACGTAATCACCTCGGTCACCGCTACCCCAGAGCGCATGGAACGTTATCACCTCAGCGCCCCAATTGCTGATGCCACCATGGCAATTCTTAAGCGAGCAGGCGAAGAGGGCATCAGCTCACCTGAGGATATCGCCGGCAAAGTAGCCGCTGCTCAGGTGGGTTCCGCACAGCTGGAAGCGCTAGAGGCATTAGCAGCACAGCTTGAGGAAGCGGGCACCCCCGTTGCCAACATCCGTACTTACACAGGTGTTGACGAAGCCTACGCTGAGCTGGGAACCGGCCGTGTCGATGTGGTGATCGCTAGCCTACCCAACCTGCTCGAAGCAGAGCGAACCCGCCCCGATGTATTTGAAGTGGTTGGCACTTTCGGTAATCCCGTTTATTTCAGCTGGGCGGGACGTAATGACGAAAAGAGCGCGACGCTTAATGCCTTTATGGATGAGCAAATTCGACGCCTCAATGAAGACGGCACTCTGGAAGAGCTACAAATAAAATGGTTCGGTGGCCCGATGGAGCTGCCTTTAGAACTGCCAGCGGCCGAGTAA
- a CDS encoding PAS domain-containing protein: MNNSEDVLQSPLFQTVAGLAFESIMVTKASFDHTNSVIIYVNQAFSNLTGYSADEVIGKTPGLLQGPKTERGVKERLSDDLKNNRTFHGDTINYRKDGSSFIIEWKISPVMDGDEVTHYVAVQRAIG, from the coding sequence ATGAACAATTCTGAAGACGTGCTTCAATCCCCACTGTTTCAAACCGTCGCTGGCTTGGCTTTTGAATCGATCATGGTGACAAAAGCTTCTTTCGATCATACTAATTCTGTGATCATCTATGTAAATCAGGCCTTCAGCAATCTGACCGGCTATTCTGCGGATGAAGTAATCGGAAAAACACCAGGATTGCTTCAGGGACCGAAAACCGAGAGAGGAGTAAAAGAGCGCTTGTCTGACGATCTGAAAAATAATCGGACCTTTCACGGCGACACCATCAATTACCGCAAGGACGGCTCCTCTTTTATCATTGAATGGAAAATCTCACCGGTAATGGATGGCGACGAAGTCACGCATTATGTGGCAGTTCAGAGAGCTATCGGTTAG